A genomic window from Purpureocillium takamizusanense chromosome 2, complete sequence includes:
- a CDS encoding uncharacterized protein (COG:Q~EggNog:ENOG503Q4B3): MSWQTQLLSLAAAGLAYLVFTAIQRLYFSPLAAIPGPKWAALSLWNEFYYDVVCRGTFMWKIQDMHRAYGPCVRINPYEVHILDPDFYDELYVNTKRLDKYRWWTNLAGADGSSFSTITHDQHKLRRGALNPFFSARSVTRLEPLLRSKIDKLCARFDGFVESGEVLRLDAAFMALTMDIICDYAFSHDRKYLDEPDFKLLWKQTIIGAFEGGALGRQFPWMLPIMKRLPLSVVSAMNPSVGHLFSWQAVVKEQVKPIVERVDDITLSGDKDASAKTIFHTLRDSDLPLEEKTSQRLCDEGEIVTGAGSETTAQTITRIMFYLKHVPQTRERLRAELDSAMLKTTATPSWTELQQLPYLVRFYLQ, from the exons ATGAGCTGGCAAACGCAGCTGCtctcgctcgcggcggcagggcttGCCTATCTCGTCTTCACGGCCATTCAGCGACTCTACTTCAGCCCGCTGGCTGCGATCCCCGGTCCCAAATGGGCTGCGTTGTCGCTGTGGAACGAGTTCTACTACGACGTCGTCTGCCGAGGCACTTTTATGTGGAAAATCCAAGACATGCACAGAGCATATG GCCCCTGCGTCCGAATCAACCCCTACGAGGTTCACATCCTCGACCCCGACTTTTACGACGAGCTCTACGTCAACACGAAGCGACTTGACAAGTACAGGTGGTGGACAAATctcgccggcgcagacgggAGCTCCTTTTCCACAATCACCCACGACCAGCACAAgctccggcgcggcgcacttaaccccttcttctccgcccgCTCCGTCACCAGGCTCGAGCCCTTGCTCAGATCCAAGATCGACAAGCTTTGCGCCCGCTTCGATGGCTTCGTCGAGTCGGGCGAGGTGTTGCGCCTCGATGCTGCCTTCATGGCCCTCACCATGGACATCATCTGCGACTACGCCTTTTCACACGACCGCAAgtacctcgacgagcccgactTCAAGCTGCTATGGAAGCAGACCATTATCGGCGCcttcgagggcggcgccctaGGCAGGCAATTCCCCTGGATGCTGCCCATAATGAAGCGTCTCCCCCTCTCAGTGGTCTCGGCAATGAACCCGTCGGTGGGGCACCTGTTCAGCTggcaggccgtcgtcaaggagcAGGTCAAGCCTATAGTGGaacgcgtcgacgacatcacctTGTCGGGAGACAAAGATGCCTCAGCCAAGACAATCTTTCACACGCTTCGTGATAGCGACCTTCCTCTGGAGGAGAAGACCTCGCAGCGGCTGTGTGACGAAGGCGAGATCGTAACAGGGGCCGGCTCCGAGACGACCGCTCAAACTATCACACGCATCATGTTTTATCTCAAACATGTGCCGCAGACGCGGGAGAGGCTGCGAGCTGAGCTCGATAGTGCGATGTTGAAAACAACTGCGACTCCCTCGTGGACTGAGTTGCAGCAACTTCCGTATCTGGTACGTTTCTACCTCCAGTAG
- a CDS encoding uncharacterized protein (COG:Q~EggNog:ENOG503Q4B3) → MSWQTQLLSLAAAGLAYLVFTAIQRLYFSPLAAIPGPKWAALSLWNEFYYDVVCRGTFMWKIQDMHRAYGPCVRINPYEVHILDPDFYDELYVNTKRLDKYRWWTNLAGADGSSFSTITHDQHKLRRGALNPFFSARSVTRLEPLLRSKIDKLCARFDGFVESGEVLRLDAAFMALTMDIICDYAFSHDRKYLDEPDFKLLWKQTIIGAFEGGALGRQFPWMLPIMKRLPLSVVSAMNPSVGHLFSWQAVVKEQVKPIVERVDDITLSGDKDASAKTIFHTLRDSDLPLEEKTSQRLCDEGEIVTGAGSETTAQTITRIMFYLKHVPQTRERLRAELDSAMLKTTATPSWTELQQLPYLSAVVKEGLRLSYGTTTRLPRIAHEDIRYKEYVIPAGTPISETPYFVLMHPTIFPDPTTFKPERWLEPSAKDVKLDRYLVCFGKGSRQCLGLNLAYAEIYLTIAAVVRRFDWDMYETTLDDIVCKHDFFVAVASLDSKGVRAILSSRRP, encoded by the exons ATGAGCTGGCAAACGCAGCTGCtctcgctcgcggcggcagggcttGCCTATCTCGTCTTCACGGCCATTCAGCGACTCTACTTCAGCCCGCTGGCTGCGATCCCCGGTCCCAAATGGGCTGCGTTGTCGCTGTGGAACGAGTTCTACTACGACGTCGTCTGCCGAGGCACTTTTATGTGGAAAATCCAAGACATGCACAGAGCATATG GCCCCTGCGTCCGAATCAACCCCTACGAGGTTCACATCCTCGACCCCGACTTTTACGACGAGCTCTACGTCAACACGAAGCGACTTGACAAGTACAGGTGGTGGACAAATctcgccggcgcagacgggAGCTCCTTTTCCACAATCACCCACGACCAGCACAAgctccggcgcggcgcacttaaccccttcttctccgcccgCTCCGTCACCAGGCTCGAGCCCTTGCTCAGATCCAAGATCGACAAGCTTTGCGCCCGCTTCGATGGCTTCGTCGAGTCGGGCGAGGTGTTGCGCCTCGATGCTGCCTTCATGGCCCTCACCATGGACATCATCTGCGACTACGCCTTTTCACACGACCGCAAgtacctcgacgagcccgactTCAAGCTGCTATGGAAGCAGACCATTATCGGCGCcttcgagggcggcgccctaGGCAGGCAATTCCCCTGGATGCTGCCCATAATGAAGCGTCTCCCCCTCTCAGTGGTCTCGGCAATGAACCCGTCGGTGGGGCACCTGTTCAGCTggcaggccgtcgtcaaggagcAGGTCAAGCCTATAGTGGaacgcgtcgacgacatcacctTGTCGGGAGACAAAGATGCCTCAGCCAAGACAATCTTTCACACGCTTCGTGATAGCGACCTTCCTCTGGAGGAGAAGACCTCGCAGCGGCTGTGTGACGAAGGCGAGATCGTAACAGGGGCCGGCTCCGAGACGACCGCTCAAACTATCACACGCATCATGTTTTATCTCAAACATGTGCCGCAGACGCGGGAGAGGCTGCGAGCTGAGCTCGATAGTGCGATGTTGAAAACAACTGCGACTCCCTCGTGGACTGAGTTGCAGCAACTTCCGTATCTG AGCGCTGTTGTTAAGGAAGGTCTACGCCTATCGTACGGGACCACGACCCGGCTCCCTCGCATCGCACACGAGGACATTCGGTACAAAGAATACGTCATTCCAGCAGGA ACCCCCATCTCAGAGACGCCGTATTTTGTCCTCATGCACCCAACCATCTTCCCAGACCCCACGACCTTCAAACCAGAGAGGTGGCTAGAGCCGTCCGCAAAGGACGTGAAGCTGGACAGATATCTCGTTTGCTTCGGCAAAGGCAGTCGCCAGTGCTTGGGCTTGAA TCTTGCCTATGCCGAAATATACCTCACGATCGCGGCTGTCGTCCGCCGATTTGACTGGGACATGTACGAGACCACCCTGGATGACATTGTCTGCAAGCACGACTTTTTTGTAGCGGTTGCCAGCCTGGACAGCAAGGGCGTTCGTGCTATACTGTCCTCGAGAAGGCCCTAG
- a CDS encoding uncharacterized protein (COG:S~EggNog:ENOG503P5PS), protein MYELFLTALVEDADFQAACAVLSGFCAMPPWETVNRVLYFQGPPRPAGISNQSSIDKPMRKDVAFLYKELHQNLSRQSFVLQTRYEVLKDRDMGPSSTSQDLDAMSGILRWADFPDPPTARPVLTQRKIVELWEQKRLLSVMRDNNYLFKTETIEELYRFFRDDIEFRLSRSYLVKPINDYTPLGSAQHHPAEPLHTLPAWEGLTPMDGQNRWILQIKAHVLQDNKPDEIRKAQDQLMAIRSELDGVFDFKTIDRKVHDTRVAMQQQGIQALPQRVMLGKT, encoded by the exons ATGTATGAGCTGTTTCTCACGGCGCTGGTTGAAGACGCCGACTTCCAGGCGGCATGTGCCGTCCTGAGCGGCTTCTGCGCAATGCCGCCGTGGGAAACGGTCAATCGAGTCCTCTACTTCCAAGGACCCCCGCGACCAGCAGGCATCTCAAACCAGAGCTCCATTGACAAGCCTATGCGCAAGGACGTCGCATTCCTGTACAAGGAACTGCATCAGAACCTCAGTCGCCAGTCCTTTGTCCTTCAGACGCGGTACGAAGTTCTCAAGGATCGCGACATGGGCCCTTCATCAACGTCGCAAGACCTCGACGCTATGTCGGGAATCCTAAGATGGGCCGACTTTCCAGATCCTCCAACCGCGAGGCCGGTTCTCACGCAACGCAAGATTGTCGAGCTGTGGGAACAGAAGAGACTGTTGTCGGTGATGCGGGATAACAACTATCT GTTCAAGACGGAGACAATCGAGGAGCTCTACAGGTTCTTCCGTGACGACATCGAGTTTCGTCTGTCAAGGTCATACTTGGTCAAGCCCATCAATGACTATACGCCGCTTGGGTCCGCGCAACATCATCCAGCCGAGCCCTTGCACACTCTGCCAGCGTGGGAGGGTCTCACGCCAATGGACGGCCAGAATCGTTGGATCCTCCAAATCAAGGCCCACGTGCTGCAAGACAACAAACCTGATGAGATTCGCAAGGCTCAGGACCAGCTTATGGCGATCCGGAGCGAGCTCGACGGGGTCTTTGACTTCAAGACGATCGACCGCAAGGTGCATGATACTCGTGTtgcgatgcagcagcaaggcatCCAGGCGCTGCCTCAAAGAGTCATGCTGGGCAAAACCTGA
- a CDS encoding uncharacterized protein (EggNog:ENOG503PHYN), which translates to MYHHAGFCRRRRSSSTSSTASTVSWTSNHHHHDQQQHRHHHHHDVVVDNVRAACSGSQISAASSSSPPPSPLSSSCNVRTCEGMTADETRELWKCMLALQQRYGCYNSRRIDLAANAGDDEGVNLMPNPFIIDTLNNSVIDLPSEGWEMLDRCLRGHDEACASASSPSAACQKSSNKPNKCEGRLVVACARQ; encoded by the exons ATGTATCATCACGCAGgcttctgccgccgccggcgatcCTCTTCGACGTCATCTACCGCCTCGACGGTATCCTGGACgtccaaccaccaccatcacgaccaacaacaacaccgccaccaccaccaccacgacgttgtcgtcgacaATGTCCGCGCCGcttgcagcggcagccagaTCAGTGcggcatcttcttcttccccgccgccatcgccgttgtcgtcgtcgtgcaaCGTGCGGACCTGCGAGGGcatgacggccgacgagacgCGCGAGCTGTGGAAGTGCATGCtcgccctgcagcagcgctATGGGTGCTACAACTCGAGGCGGATCGACCTGGCGgccaacgccggcgacgacgagggcgtcaacCTGATGC CAAATCCCTTCATCATCGACACGCTCAACAACTCCGTCATCGACCTCCCCAGCGAAGGGTGGGAGATGCTCGACCGGTGTctccgcggccacgacgaggcctgcgcatctgcgtcgtcgccatcagcTGCATGCCAGAAGAGCAGCAATAAGCCCAACAAGTGCGAGGGGAGACTTGTTGTTGCTTGTGCCCGGCAATGA
- a CDS encoding uncharacterized protein (TransMembrane:12 (i23-44o77-97i109-126o132-155i167-189o201-221i295-317o337-357i364-385o405-424i436-457o477-495i)~COG:P~EggNog:ENOG503NX4D) translates to MAGGVKKPVNIFRLKDLGEPKGVFNWRLWFAVVSFGLLGAARGIDEGLISGAFNSPDFKDTINYSSYSKIEQANIKANVSAMVQIGSVAGALIAFLICDRIGRIQATRVLCALWVVGIVIFMIGGVNGNLGAIYAGRFVAGLGVGQTPVVGPVYIAEVAPASVRGLCTCFFTGAVYIGIVLAYFTNYGAALHMDPHSHNRWLVPSSLHVMMAGIIFILTFFQYESPRFLVKQGKPDRAAQVMSKLRHLPVDGEYVVGEITAIQAALDHELEATKGVGWLGKIKEMFLDRSNLYRVYLATMVQLLSQWSGAGSITLYAPDLFALLGITGSEEGLLVTAVFGIIKLIAALMCALFLVDVIGRKRALLTGITLQAIAMIYVAGFLTAVPEMGVVKNFVLPADKKGASRGAIAMIYISGFGWALGWNSMQYLLTAELFPLRIRALATSWAMTLHFANQYGNSRAVPNMLLPVSDGGISPKGTFWCFAAVTIIGGIWVWLSVPETSGRSLESMDRLFDLPWYKIGLYGNRDAEQKDMAYNEKQRIAEEERGTQQHVEKTINV, encoded by the exons ATGGCAGGCGGCGTCAAGAAGCCCGTCAACATCTTCCGCCTGAAGGACCTGGGCGAGCCAAAGGGCGTCTTCAACTGGCGACTGTGgttcgccgtcgtctccttcggcctgctcggcgcggcgcgcggcatcgacgagggcctcatCTCCGGCGCCTTCAACTCGCCTGACTTCAAGGATACGATTAACTACTCCAGCTACTCCAAGATCGAGCAGGCCAACATCAAGGCCAATGTCTCGGCCATGGTCCAGATTGGCTCCGTCGCCGGTGCGCTCAT CGCTTTCTTGATTTGCGATCGTATCGGCCGTATCCAAGCTACTCGTGTCCTTTGCGCGCTGTgggtcgtcggcatcgtcatcttcaTGATCGGAGGTGTCAACGGAAATTTGGGAGCCATTTACGCGggccgcttcgtcgccggcctcggtgTCGGCCAaacgcccgtcgtcgg GCCCGTCTACATCGCCGAAGTCGCCCCAGCATCGGTTCGAGGCCTGTGCACCTGCTTCTTCACCGGTGCCGTCTAcatcggcatcgtcctcgcctaCTTCACCAACTACGGCGCCGCACTGCATATGGACCCCCACAGCCACAACCGCTGGCTCGTGCCCAGCAGTCTCCACGTCATGATGGCCGGCATCATCTTTATCCTCACCTTTTTCCAGTATGAGTCGCCACGGTTCCTCGTCAAGCAGGGCAAGCCCGATCGTGCTGCCCAGGTCATGAGCAAGCTTCGCCACCTCCCTGTCGACGGCGAATACGTCGTTGGCGAAATCACTGCCATTCAGGCCGCTCTAGACCACGAGCTTGAAGCCACCAAGGGTGTCGGCTGGCTCggcaagatcaaggagatGTTTCTCGACAGGAGCAATCTCTACCGCGTGTACCTCGCCACCATGGTCCAGCTTCTCTCCCAGTggtccggcgccggctccatCACTCTGTACGCGCCAGACCTGTTTGCCCTTCTGGGTATCACCGGAAGCGAGGAAGGCCTGCTCGTTACCGCAGTCTTTGGCATTATCAAGCTGATCGCGGCGCTCATGTGCGCCCTGTTCCTGGTCGACGTTATTGGGCGAAAGCGCGCTCTTCTCACAGGCATTACGCTCCAAGCTATTGCCATGATATACGTGGCAGGTTTCTTGACGGCCGTTCCGGAGATGGGCGTCGTTAAGAATTTCGTGCTGCCTGCCGACAAGAAGGGCGCAAGCCgtggcgccatcgccatgatTTACATCTCTGGCTTTGGCTGGGCGCTTGGCTGGAACTCCATGCAGTATCTCCTCACAGCCGAGCTGTTCCCTCTCAGAATCCGTGCCCTGGCTACGTCCTGGGCCATGACGCTGCACTTCGCCAATCAGTACGGCAACTCGCGTGCCGTTCCCAACATGCTGCTCCCCGTGTCTGACGGCGGAATTTCCCCCAAGGGCACTTTTTGGTGCTTTGCGGCCG TCACCATTATCGGCGGCATCTGGGTCTGGCTGTCCGTGCCCGAGACGAGTGGGCGCAGCCTGGAGAGCATGGACCGCCTCTTCGACCTCCCATGGTACAAGATCGGTCTGTACGGCAACAGGGACGCCGAGCAGAAGGACATGGCCTACAACGAGAAGCAGCGCattgccgaggaggagcgcggcaCGCAGCAGCATGTGGAGAAGACGATTAACGTGTAA
- a CDS encoding uncharacterized protein (COG:P~TransMembrane:10 (i23-44o77-97i109-126o132-155i167-189o201-221i295-317o337-357i364-386o406-429i)~EggNog:ENOG503NX4D) yields the protein MAGGVKKPVNIFRLKDLGEPKGVFNWRLWFAVVSFGLLGAARGIDEGLISGAFNSPDFKDTINYSSYSKIEQANIKANVSAMVQIGSVAGALIAFLICDRIGRIQATRVLCALWVVGIVIFMIGGVNGNLGAIYAGRFVAGLGVGQTPVVGPVYIAEVAPASVRGLCTCFFTGAVYIGIVLAYFTNYGAALHMDPHSHNRWLVPSSLHVMMAGIIFILTFFQYESPRFLVKQGKPDRAAQVMSKLRHLPVDGEYVVGEITAIQAALDHELEATKGVGWLGKIKEMFLDRSNLYRVYLATMVQLLSQWSGAGSITLYAPDLFALLGITGSEEGLLVTAVFGIIKLIAALMCALFLVDVIGRKRALLTGITLQAIAMIYVAGFLTAVPEMGVVKNFVLPADKKGASRGAIAMIYISGFGWALGWNSMQYLLTAELFPLRIRALATSWAMTLHFANQYGNSRAVPNMLLPVSDGGISPKGTFWCFAAGNFLHVGYQLVNDKS from the exons ATGGCAGGCGGCGTCAAGAAGCCCGTCAACATCTTCCGCCTGAAGGACCTGGGCGAGCCAAAGGGCGTCTTCAACTGGCGACTGTGgttcgccgtcgtctccttcggcctgctcggcgcggcgcgcggcatcgacgagggcctcatCTCCGGCGCCTTCAACTCGCCTGACTTCAAGGATACGATTAACTACTCCAGCTACTCCAAGATCGAGCAGGCCAACATCAAGGCCAATGTCTCGGCCATGGTCCAGATTGGCTCCGTCGCCGGTGCGCTCAT CGCTTTCTTGATTTGCGATCGTATCGGCCGTATCCAAGCTACTCGTGTCCTTTGCGCGCTGTgggtcgtcggcatcgtcatcttcaTGATCGGAGGTGTCAACGGAAATTTGGGAGCCATTTACGCGggccgcttcgtcgccggcctcggtgTCGGCCAaacgcccgtcgtcgg GCCCGTCTACATCGCCGAAGTCGCCCCAGCATCGGTTCGAGGCCTGTGCACCTGCTTCTTCACCGGTGCCGTCTAcatcggcatcgtcctcgcctaCTTCACCAACTACGGCGCCGCACTGCATATGGACCCCCACAGCCACAACCGCTGGCTCGTGCCCAGCAGTCTCCACGTCATGATGGCCGGCATCATCTTTATCCTCACCTTTTTCCAGTATGAGTCGCCACGGTTCCTCGTCAAGCAGGGCAAGCCCGATCGTGCTGCCCAGGTCATGAGCAAGCTTCGCCACCTCCCTGTCGACGGCGAATACGTCGTTGGCGAAATCACTGCCATTCAGGCCGCTCTAGACCACGAGCTTGAAGCCACCAAGGGTGTCGGCTGGCTCggcaagatcaaggagatGTTTCTCGACAGGAGCAATCTCTACCGCGTGTACCTCGCCACCATGGTCCAGCTTCTCTCCCAGTggtccggcgccggctccatCACTCTGTACGCGCCAGACCTGTTTGCCCTTCTGGGTATCACCGGAAGCGAGGAAGGCCTGCTCGTTACCGCAGTCTTTGGCATTATCAAGCTGATCGCGGCGCTCATGTGCGCCCTGTTCCTGGTCGACGTTATTGGGCGAAAGCGCGCTCTTCTCACAGGCATTACGCTCCAAGCTATTGCCATGATATACGTGGCAGGTTTCTTGACGGCCGTTCCGGAGATGGGCGTCGTTAAGAATTTCGTGCTGCCTGCCGACAAGAAGGGCGCAAGCCgtggcgccatcgccatgatTTACATCTCTGGCTTTGGCTGGGCGCTTGGCTGGAACTCCATGCAGTATCTCCTCACAGCCGAGCTGTTCCCTCTCAGAATCCGTGCCCTGGCTACGTCCTGGGCCATGACGCTGCACTTCGCCAATCAGTACGGCAACTCGCGTGCCGTTCCCAACATGCTGCTCCCCGTGTCTGACGGCGGAATTTCCCCCAAGGGCACTTTTTGGTGCTTTGCGGCCGGTAATTTTCTCCATGTCGGCTATCAACTTGTAAATGACAAAAGCTGA
- the pnk1 gene encoding DNA kinase/phosphatase Pnk1 (COG:L~EggNog:ENOG503NX2Q) — MRHFGRLLQQKIGVTMAPAGPPSKRKATDRPISPPPVKRALQSNTTKSAVANFFTPTSQKPKDRTAWSQRGPNDDVPATLLVGSFVPENHDASAPSRRKIAAFDLDSTLITTSSGKKHASEATDWKWWDSAVPGRLRELYNDHGYQVVILSNQAGLTLQFEPGFKGPKASAQKRVGDFKQKCSAILNSLNLPTSVYAATGRDIYRKPRTGMWKEVCDDYDIPGGEVDIKNSFFVGDAGGRIAGPAGDSATVAAAAKDFSCSDRNFAHNVGIDYKTPEEFFLGHEPREFQRDFDLINYPYEQDSSPQGPVVFEKKNDRDVVLFCGPPGAGKSTFYWSYLKPLGYERINQDTLKTRDKCLQVAKELLAQGESIAIDNTNADPDTRAVWVEVANRAKVPIRCVWFRTPLYLCEHNDAVRAHNAALNPESRQVLPKLAFTGFASRYREPKMKEGFQDIIEVDFTFRGSCDDYKIWSRYWA; from the exons ATGCGACACTTTGGGCGACTCTTGCAGCAGAAGATAGGTGTCACAATGGCACCAGCTGGCCCGCCGTCAAAGCGGAAGGCCACGGACAGGCCCATATCCCCGCCTCCAGTCAAGCGTGCATTACAGAGCAACACGACCA AaagcgccgtcgccaacttCTTCACCCCCACGTCACAGAAGCCCAAAGATCGCACAGCCTGGTCACAACGAGGGCCGAACGATGACGTGCCCGCAACCTTACTCGTCGGCAGCTTCGTGCCGGAGAACCACGATGCGAGCGCACCTTCGCGGCGCAAGATTGCAGCCTTCGACCTCGACTCGACCCTAATTACCACATCCTCCGGCAAAAAACATGCCAGCGAAGCAACAGACTGGAAATGGTGGGACAGCGCCGTGCCCGGACGACTGCGAGAGTTGTACAACGATCACGGCTACCAAGTCGTGATACTTTCCAACCAGGCCGGCCTGACGCTACAATTCGAGCCCGGATTCAAAGGACCCAAGGCATCAGCGCAAAAGCGTGTGGGAGACTTCAAACAAAAATGCAGCGCCATCTTGAACAGCTTGAACCTCCCGACCAGTGTCTacgcggcgacgggacgAGACATATATAGGAAGCCGAGGACAGGGATGTGGAAGGAAGTCTGCGACGACTACGACATCCCAGGGGGCGAGGTTGATATCAAAAACAGCTTCTTTGTTGGGGATGCTGGTGGCCGCATCGCTGGGCCTGCCGGCGACAGTGCCACtgtcgccgcagcagccaaggACTTTAGCTGCTCGGACAGGAATTTCGCCCACAATGTCGGCATCGACTACAAAACACCGGAAGAGTTCTTTCTAGGACATGAGCCGAGGGAATTCCAGCGCGACTTCGACCTGATCAACTATCCGTATGAGCAAGATTCATCACCACAGGGGCCTGTTGTGTTTGAGAAGAAAAACGACCGGGATGTGGTCCTGTTCTGTGGACCTCCCGGAGCTGGCAAGAGTACATTCTACTGGAGCTACCTCAAGCCTCTCGGCTACGAAAGGATAAACCAGGATACGCTCAAAACCCGCGACAAATGTCTTCAGGTTGCCAAGGAGTTGCTGGCTCAAGGCGAGTCCATAGCAATAG ATAACACGAACGCCGACCCGGACACGCGTGCAGTGTGGGTGGAGGTGGCAAACAGGGCAAAGGTGCCGATACGATGCGTGTGGTTTCGAACGCCGCTGTATCTATGCGAGCACAACGATGCCGTTCGTGCGCATAATGCGGCCCTCAACCCAGAATCAAGACAAGTTCTGCCAAAGTTGGCCTTCACCGGGTTCGCCTCTCGCTACCGGGAACCCAAGATGAAGGAAGGCTTTCAGGACATTATCGAGGTCGACTTCACGTTTCGGGGGAGTTGCGATGATTACAAGATATGGAGCCGATATTGGGCCTAA
- a CDS encoding uncharacterized protein (EggNog:ENOG5038HTK~COG:I) produces the protein MAEQRKSIHTDHDPSRASHEPDGQYMPLEAEPEDANDDAFSDYSDDASQTESLRSSIFEYVYENGRTYHSYRAGQYLLPNDELEQERLDLTHHVFLLTLDGSPCVTQLQDPHSILDLGTGTGMWAITMGDLYPSAEVIGTDLSPIQSEWVPPNVKFEIDDATLEWTFEKDYFDFIHARTLAGAIKDWPALLRQCFAHIKPGGWVEISEGRPNFWCDDGTLTEDTATHKWLTEFRRLSEPLGFDIAPKLPGMLGGAGFQHVKFTQKIVPLGSWPKDPALKELGRWFRYQFLNMALEAYTLAMFTRMGNWTNEEVQVLLALVREELKTNKIHVYTYTAFVTGQRPSA, from the exons ATGGCGGAACAGCGCAAGTCAATCCACACGGACCACGACCCATCGCGGGCGTCGCACGAGCCAGACGGACAATATATGCCCCTAGAAGCCGAG CCTGAAGACGCCAACGATGATGCTTTCTCCGACTACTCTGATGATGCATCGCAGACCGAGAGCCTCCGGTCCTCAATATTTGAATATGTCTACGAAAATGGCCGCACGTACCATTCCTACCGTGCCGGTCAGTACCTGCTCCCAAACGACGAGCTAGAACAAGAGCGCCTCGACTTGACTCATCATGTGTTCTTACTCACGCTCGACGGGTCCCCGTGTGTTACTCAACTGCAGGATCCCCATTCGATATTGGACCTGGGGACGGGGACTGGCATGTGG GCCATCACAATGGGCGACCTATATCCGTCCGCCGAAGTCATTGGAACCGATCTGAGCCCGATACAATCCGAATG GGTACCACCAAATGTCAAGTTCGAAATCGACGACGCTACTTTGGAATGGACCTTCGAGAAGGACTATTTTGACTTTATCCATGCGAGAACGCTCGCGGGTGCCATCAAGGACTGGCCCGCTCTGTTGAGGCAGTGCTTCGCTCACATCAAGCCCGGTGGCTGGGTCGAGATTTCTGAGGGCAGACCAAACTTTTGGTGTGACGACGGCACGCTAACGGAGGACACGGCAACACACAAGTGGCTCACCGAGTTCCGGCGCCTCAGCGAGCCTCTCGGTTTCGACATCGCACCCAAGCTTCCGGGCATGCTGGGGGGCGCCGGGTTCCAGCACGTAAAGTTTACACAGAAAATCGTCCCCCTAGGCTCTTGGCCGAAGGACCCCGCGCTGAAGGAGCTCGGGAGGTGGTTTCGATATCAGTTCTTGAACATGGCTCTCGAGGCCTACACCTTGGCCATGTTCACTCGCATGGGCAACTGGACCAACGAAGAGGTCCAGGTGCTCTTGGCCTTGGTCAGAGAAGAGCTAAAAACCAACAAGATCCACGTCTACACCTATAC GGCGTTTGTTACCGGTCAGCGGCCATCCGCGTGA
- a CDS encoding uncharacterized protein (COG:I~EggNog:ENOG502GJE9), with protein MAANTSLAGHDVSVIGLGNMGAAIANCLMRAGAKVTVWNRTSSKTEEVVGQGAIPASSTSACIAASPITIICLLSNAVAQRVLSDVADLSTRTIVNLTNGSPGQVRQVAALLQGHKGARYLHGAIMVPPMLLGQPTSMTLVSGSSDAFHACTPVLSALGAPRHVGEDIARAPLLDNALLSLMGGMFEGWVQALAIAQRGGVDGVDFAMGLAGPFVKAAADWLPRIAEHVRDEKYKGGSPLTMQLEALDNIAATGEELGVRVLLGSLRDVMERAVRQGKGEESIAGLVPLLTREKE; from the coding sequence ATGGCAGCAAACACGTCTCTTGCAGGCCACGATGTCTCGGTGATTGGACTTGGTAACATGGGAGCCGCCATTGCGAATTGTCTGATGCGAGCCGGAGCCAAAGTGACCGTATGGAATCGAACATCATCCAAGACTGAGGAGGTCGTTGGGCAGGGCGCCATCcccgcatcgtcgacctccGCCTGCATCGCAGCCAGtcccatcaccatcatctgCCTGTTATCCAACGCTGTGGCACAGCGAGTCTTGTCAGACGTAGCAGATCTCTCCACGAGAACAATCGTCAACCTAACCAACGGGTCTCCCGGACAGGTCAGGCAAGTGGCCGCGCTCCTACAAGGCCACAAAGGCGCGCGATATCTTCACGGAGCAATCATGGTGCCACCCATGCTACTCGGACAACCAACCTCCATGACTCTCGTCTCCGGCTCGTCAGATGCGTTCCACGCCTGCACGCCCGTTCTCTCCGCActgggcgcgccgcgtcacgtcggcgaggacatcGCACGGGCGCCCCTCCTCGACAACGCGCTCCTCAGCCTCATGGGCGGTATGTTCGAGGGCTGGGTGCAGGCGCTGGCGAttgcgcagcgcggcggcgtggacggggTCGACTTCGCGATGGGGCTGGCCGGCCCGTTTGtcaaggccgcggccgactgGCTGCCGCGGATTGCCGAACATGTGCGCGATGAAAAGTACAAGGGCGGCTCGCCGCTGACGAtgcagctggaggcgctggaCAATatcgcggcgacgggggaggagctgggcgtgCGTGTGCTGCTCGGGTCGCTGAGGGATGTCATGGAGCGGGCGGTGAGGcaggggaaaggggaggaGAGCATTGCTGGGTTGGTGCCGCTGCTCACAAGGGAGAAGGAGTAA